The sequence TCGAGGACCTGGTGGCGACCAGCTGGCCCGAGGCGCGCCGGCTGGTCGAGCAGCACATCGAGGCCGGTCTGACGAAGTTCGTCATCCGGCCCGGGCACGGCGACTTCGAGGAGTTCCTGGCGAACTTCCAGGCGGAACTGATGCCACTGCAGAACTGACTGTACCTACTGGTATGTACACTCAGGTCCGTGGACACGAGGGAACGCCTCATCGAGAGCACCCGCACGTTGTTGTGGGAGCGCGGGTACGTCGGGACCAGCCCGAAGACCATCCAGCGGCTCGCCGGCGCCGGCCAGGGCAGCATGTACCACCACTTCTCCGGCAAGGAGGAGCTGGCGCGCGCGGCGATCGACCGCACCGCCGAGGAGCTGCGGGCCGCCGCCGAAGCGCAGCTGTCCGGGCCCGGCACCGCGCTCGAGCGCATCACGGCCTACCTCCGCCGTGAGCGCGACGTCCTGCGGGGCTGCCCGGTCGGGCGGCTGACGCAGGACCCGGACGTCATGGCCGCGCCGGTGCTCCGCGAGCCGGTCGAAGAGACGTTCTCCTGGCTGCGCACGCGCCTCGCCGAAGTCGTCGCGGAGGACGGCGGCGGGCTCGACCCGGCGGCGACTGCGGCCGCCATCGTCGCGACGCTGCAGGGCGGCTACGTCCTCGCCAGGGCCGCGGACCGCACCGAGCCGTTCGAGCAGGCGATCGAGGGCATCCTCGCGCTGCTGAAGACCCGCTGAAGGGGAAGCCGTGCCGACCGAACCGCTGAGCCGGGTGATCGTCCTCGACCAGGAACTCCCGGCCCCGCTGGCGACCTCGAGGGTCGAAATCCGGCGGATCACCATCGCCCCCGGGTACGCCGCCGGGCTGCACGTCCACAACGGACCCGTCTTCGGCAGCATCGAAACGGGCTCGGCCGTCTACCAGATCGAGGGCGGCCCGGAGACCGTGCTCGAGCCGGGAGACGTCTTCTACGAGCCCGAAGGCGTCCGGATCGCCCGGTTCGACGCGCGGGACGAGGGCGTGACGTTCCTCGGCTACTTCCTGCTCGGCGACGGGATGACCGCCGAACTCGTCTTCCCCGACGCCTAGAACTCCAGCTGCTCGGTCTTGCGTGGCATCAGCAGCAGCGCCAGCACCGAGAGCGCCGCCACCGCCAGCAGGCCGACGAACACGTAGTGCGTCGCGTCGTTCAGCGCGCCCCGGACGAACGTCGCCACCGGGGAATCGGAGTGGCCGCCCAGCACCAGGCTCGTCGCGTCCACCGACGGCGGCAGCTTGCCCGCCACCTCCGCCGGCGGGTTCGCGAACCGCGAAGCCAGCGTCGCGTTCGCGATCGCGCCGAACACCGCCGCGCCGACCGCGCTGCCCAGTGACCGGCTGAACAGGTTCGTCGCGGTGACCACGCCGCGGCGGTCCCAGCCCACCACCGACTGGATCGCCACCAGGGTCGGGCTCGCCGCCAGGCCGAGGCCGATGCCGAGGACGAACGCCGCGAGCGCGGCCGACCAGATCGACGACGTCGCGCCCAGCGTGGCCACCAGCACGCCGCCCCCGATGATGAACACGCTGCCGATCAGCGCCGTGTCGCGGAAGCCGATGCGCAGGTAGATCTTGCCCGCCAGGGACGCCGAAATCGGCCAGCCGACCGTCAGCGCCGCGACCGCGAACCCGGCCACCAGCGCGCCCGCACCGAGCACGCCCTGCGCGTACGTCGGCAGGTACGACGTCAGGCCCATCAGGACCGCGCCGACCACGACCGCGACCAGGTTGCCGCCCACCAGGATCCGCCGGGTGAACACCCACAGCGGCAGCACCGGCTCGGCCGCGCGCTTCTCCACCAGCACGAACGCCACCAGCATCGCCGCGCCCACGACGAAGATCGCCACGCTGGGCAGCGAGCCCCACGCCCACGCGACGCCGCCTTCGAGCAGGCCCAGGATCACCAGCGAGCAGCCGACGGTGAGCAGCGCGGCGCCGGTGTAGTCGACCTTGTGCGGCTTGCGCTCCACGCGCTCGGCGAAGTTGCGGAACAGCATCAGCGCGGCGATCGCGCCGAGCGGCAGGTTGACGAAGAAGATCCACCGCCAGTCCAGGTACTCGGCGAACACGCCGCCGAGGGTCGGGCCGACCACCGACGCGACGCCCCAGACACTGGCGACGTAGCCCTGCACCCGGGCGCGTTCCTCCACCGTGTAGAGGTCGCCGATGATCGTCATCGACATCGGCTGGATCGCGCCGGCCCCGATGCCCTGCACCGCGCGGGCGGCGATCAGCACCGGCATGCTCCACGCGGCCCCGCACAGCACCGAGCCGATGAGGAACGCCGCGATCCCGAAGAACATCACCGGGCGGCGGCCGAGGACGTCGGCGAACTTGCCGTAGAGCGGCACGGTGACGGCCTGGGTGAGCAGGTAGATCGAGAACAGCCACGGGAACTGCGAAAACCCGCCGAGGTCGCGCACCACCGAGGGGACCGCGGTCGCGATGATCGTGCTGTCCAGCGCGACCAGCGCGGTGCTGAGCATGACGGCGACCAGCACCGGGCCGCGTTCCGAACGGAAGCCGACCCCCTTGACGCTGGTGGCGGCGGGTGTCGTCATCGGCGGGCTGCTCCTCGGGGCGGTCATGTCCGGGGTCAACTACTTTGCAGTCCTAAGCATTCCACCGCGAGGCACCGCATCCCAGCGAATTTCCGTCTCCGCGTCGATCGCGCAAGATGGGAGGGGTGAACGACTGGATCCGGCCGATCGGGCGGGGCTGGGTGGTCCGCGACGCGGTCCCCGGTCCCGACGTCGACGAGTTCGCCGAGCCCGACCGGGTGGCCGACGCGCTGGCCGCGCCGGGGGCCGGCGACACGCTGCTGGCCGTGCAGCACCCCGCGCGCACGCCCGCGGCGCTGGCGCGAGGCCTCGACCTGGCCGCCGCCGTCCCGGTCGCCCGCGCGGTGCTCGAACGGCTCCGCAAGCGGTCCTACCGGCCGGTGCGCGAGGTCGTCGCGCCGTACCGGATCGAAGGGCCGGACGGCGTCGCGCTGGGCCTGCTCTGCCTGGTCGACCCGGCCGCGGTGACCGACGACGGCACCGCGCGGGTCCGGCACACCGAGGACGTCTACCCCGACGTCGTGGCCGAGCGGGCCGCCGTGCTCGCCGGGCTCGGCTGCGCGACCAGTGCGGCGCTGCTCGTCCCGGCCACCGGCGGGGACCTTTTGACCGACGAGGTCGCCCGCGCGTGCGGCGCGCTCGGCCTGCCCGATCTGTCCACTTCGGACGCGGCCGGGCGGCGGCACGACCTGTGGGTGGTGCCCGCCGGACCGCTGCAGCACCGCCTGCTGGCCGCGGCCGGCGCCGCGGAACTCCTGGTCGCCGACGGCAACCACCGCGTGGCCGCGGCCGCGGCGGCCGGGCACGGCAGCCTGCTCGCCCTGGTCACCGCGGGCCCGGAGCTGCGGATCGGCGCGATCCACCGGGTGCTCACCGGCACCGGCCTCGGCCCGGAGGACCTGGTCTCCCGCTGGTCGGCGGCGGGCCTGGACGTGCGCTACGACGAGCACGCGGCGCCGGTCACCGGCGAGGCGGTGGTGCGCGCGGGCACGGCGGTGCTGCGGGTCGTGCTCCCGAAGCCCGAGGTGCCAGGACCGGTCATCGACCACGAGATCGTCGAGCGCGTCCTCTTCGCGGAGGCGCTGGGCATCGACCCCGACGGGCCGTGCTCGCACCCGCTCCCCGACGGCCGCCCGGTGCCGCCGGACGCCGACGCGGTGGTCCTGCTGGCCCCGGTGAGCCGCGCGGACGTCCTCGCCGTGCACGCGGCGGGGCGGCGGATGCCGCGGAAGGCCACGTACTTCACGCCGAAGCCGCGCAGTGGACTGGTGCTGGCGGAGCTCTAGAAGCTGGGCGAAGTGGTCTCCGGTAGCGGGGTCACCCGCGTTCGGGCCGAGCGCCCCAATGTGGCCTTCGGTGCGTCTGACGCACCCAAGGCGGCCTTCGGTGCGCAAGACGCAACCAAGGCCACCTTGGGGCGCGTTCGCCGGCGGCATACGAAGCCGCGTTGAGGACGTCGTAGCGCCAGCGCATCGGGTAGCCGAACTCGTGGACCCACGGCCCGAGCGGCTCACCCGTCGACCGCCGCCGGAACAACCCGCGTTCCAGGAGGTACTCCTCGCCACCGCGGCGGGCTTCGTGTGTTTCCGGCGTGCCGCCAGTCGCGTTCTCGTACGCCAGCAACCCTTTGAGGGAGTTGAGTGTCGAGTGGACGGACGAACGCGTCGAGCCTTCGACCCACTCGCAGTTCCAGCCGCCGTCCGGCAGCCGGTGGGTGGTGAACCACGCGGCGATGCCGGCGACGTCCGCGCCGAGCCACAGCCCGTTGGCCAGGGTCCAGGCGTTGATGCAGCAGTCGACTTCGCCGTCCCAGTAGGGCAGGTCGTCGTACTCCCACCGGCAGTTCGCGGCCAGCAGCCCGGCCGTGCCGCCCAGGACGGCGGCGTCGAGGCCCCATTCGCGCAGGGCGTTCAGTGACCACGTCGTCGCCGTCCAGGGCTGGGGCTCGTCGCCACGGAAGCCGGCCGGGAAGAACGCGCCGCCCGCCCAGCGGCCGTCGGGGTCCTGCGCCGCCAGCAGCCGCGCGCCGAACCCCTCCGACGCGACCCGGGCGCGCGTCGCTTCCCAGACCTCCGGTGGGGCGCCCGCGAGGTCCCGCTCGACTTGCCAGCGCAGGGCCGGGTCCGAGTCGAGCAGCCACGCGAGCACGTCCACTAGGCCCCCGTGACGCCGTCGATCGCTTCCCGGATGAAGTCCGCGTGGCCGTTGTGCCGGGCGTATTCGTGGATCATGTGCAGCATCACCAGCCGCAGCGACACGTCCTCGCCCCAGCGCGCCTGGTGGCCGGTGACGTCGAGGGACTCGGCCGCCTCTTCGATCTTGCGGGAGTGCTCCACTTCTTCCTGCCACGCGGCGAAGGCTTCCGCGCGCGTGGAGGAACTCGCGTCGTAGGCGGCCTGGAAGTCGCCTTCGGCCGACCACCGCAGCGGGATGTCTTCGGCGTTGATCACCCGCCGGAACCAGGTGCGCTCCACTTCGGCCATGTGCCGGACGAGCCCGAGCAGCGACAGCGTCGACGGCGGGCTGGCGGCGCGGCGGAGGTCCTCGTCGGACAGTCCGTCGCACTTCATCGCGAGGGTGGCGCGGTGGAAGTCGAGGAACGTGCGCAGCATTTCGCGCTCGCCCCCGGTCAAGGGTGGTTCTGGGCGTTCGGTCGTCACGAGTCAGTGTGTATCACGCCCAAAAATGTCGTACCCGTGTTTTAAGCTCGCGCGGTGGACTTGCCCGTGATGCCGCCGGTGCGGCCGATGCTCGCGAAAGCCGTGCACGAGGTGCCTCGTGACCCGGGGCTGCTCTACGAGCCCAAGTGGGACGGCTTCCGCTGCGTCGTGTTCCGCGACGGCGACGAGATCGAGCTGGGTTCGCGCAACGACCGCCCGCTGACCCGCTACTTCCCGGAGCTGGTCGAGCTGCTGGCCGCCGCGCTGCCGCCCCGCTGCGTCGTGGACGGCGAGATCGTGCTGGTCACGCCCGCGGGGCTCGACTTCGAGGCGCTGCAGCTGCGGCTGCACCCGGCGGCCTCGCGCGTGCGCAAGCTGGCCGAGGAGACGCCGGCCAGCTTCATCGCGTTCGACCTGCTCGCCCTCGGCGACACCGACCTCACCGAGGCGCCCTTCCGGGAGCGGCGCGAACAGCTGGAAAGCATCCTCCGCGCCGACGCCGAAGGCCTCCAGCGCGTCCACCTGACCCCGCTCAGCGACGACCCGGCGCAGGCCGAGGACTGGTTCACCCGGTTCGAGGGCGCGGGCTTCGACGGTGTCATGGCGAAGCCCGCGGACCTGCCGTACGAGCAGGACAAGCGGGTGATGCTGAAGGTCAAGCACGAGCGCACGGCCGACTGCGTCGTGACCGGCTTCCGCTGGCACAAGGACGGCGCGGGCATCGGTTCGCTGCTGCTCGGGCTGTTCGACGGCGAGGGCGTGCTGCACCACGTCGGCGTGGCCAGCAGCTTCACCAAGGCGCGGCGGGCCGAGCTGGTCGACGAGCTGGCGCCGCTGCGCGAGAACGCGCTCGAGAACCACCCGTGGCGGTCGTGGGCGGAGTACCAGCCCGAGCCCGGCAGGCAACCGGGCGCGATGAGCCGCTGGGCACCGCAGAAGGACCTCTCCTGGGAGCCGCTGCGGCCCGAGTGGGTGGCGGAGGTCCGCTACGAGCACCTGCAGGGCGGCCGGTTCCGCCACGGCGGGCGGCTGGTCCGGTTCCGGCCCGACCGCACCCCGGAGTCCTGCACGTACGCCCAGCTCGACGAGGCGCCGCCCGCCGAGCTCGCCAAGCTGTTCGGGGAGGCGCGATGAGCGAGGCCGTGCTGCTCGACGTCGACGGCGTCGAGGTCAAGATCAGCAGCCCGGACAAGGTGTACTTCCCGGAGCGCGGCGAGACGAAGCTCGACCTCGTCGAGTACTACCGCGCGATCTCGGGACCGCTGCTGTCCCGGCTCGGCGGGCGCCCGCTGCTGCTGGAGCGCTACCCCGACGGCGCGGGCGGCAAGAACTGGTTCCAGAAGCGCGTGCCGAAGGGCGCGCCGCCGTGGCTGAGCACCACCGTCGTCTCGACGCCGAACGGCACGACGAGCGACGCGCTGGTGGCGAAGGATCTCGCGCACATCCTGTGGGCGGTGAACCTCGGCTGCCTCGGCTTCCACGTGTGGCCCTACCGCGCGGACACGCCCGAGGTCACCGACGAGCTGCGCGTCGACCTCGACCCGTCACCCGGGATCGGCTTCGACGAGCTGCGCGAGGCCGCGGTGCTGACCCGGGAGTTCCTGGCCGAGCACGGCATCGAAGGCCACCTGAAGACGTCCGGTTCGCGGGGCCTGCACCTGTACGTGCTGCTCGAACCGCGCTGGGACAGCTTCCAGGTCCGGGCCGCGGCGGTCGCGCTGGCGCGGGCGCTCGAACGCCGTCACTCGGCGAAGATCACCGCGCAGTGGTGGAAGGAGGAACGCGGCTCGCGCGTGTTCGTCGACTTCAACCAGAACGCCCCGCACAAGACCGTGTTCGGCACCTGGTGCGTGCGGCCGCGGGTGGGCGGCCAGGTGTCCACGCCGATCGGCTGGGACGAACTGGACACGGTGGAGCCGGACACACTCACCCTGAGCACGGTTCCCGCGCGAGTGGCCGAACGCGGCGACCCGTGGGCCGGCGCGGGGGAGCGGCCGCAGTCGATCGAGCCGCTGCTGGCGATGTCCGAAGCGGACCTGGCGAACGGCCTGATGGACGCGCCGTGGCCGCCGGTCTACCCGAAGATGCCCAACGAGCCGCCGCGGGTGGCGCCGAGCCGCGCGAAGAAGGCGTGAAGTGGCCACCGTCGCGGAGTGCCCGGCCGACGACGGGTTGCTGCTCGCCCTGATGACGGCGATGACGGCCGAACTGATCGTGGTCTACGACCTGCCCCCGGACGCCCAGCCCCGCCCACTGGCCCCGGCCAGCCGCTACCTCCTGGCCCGCGACGGCCCCCGCGCGATCGGCTGCTGCGCGGTCGAACCGGTCGAGCCGGGCCTGTCCGAGCTGAAGCGCCTGTTCGTCGCCCCGGACGCCCGCGGCACCGACGTCTCGGGAGCCCTGGTCGCCGAGTCCGAACGCCTCGCCCGCCACCAGGGCGCGGTCCGCCTCCGCCTGGAAACGGGCATCCGCCAGCGGGCGGCGATGCGCCTGTACGAGCGTGCGGGGTACCGGCGGGTGCCGAACTTCCCGCCGCACGAAAGCGATCCCGAGTCGGTCTGCTACGAGAAGGCGCTCGCTTAGACCTCGAGGTCCAGCGACAACTGCGCACGGTCCTCGCCGTCCGCGGACGCGCCCGACAGCGTGGCGACGCACCCCGGGCAGGGCGTGAGCTCCGCCGTCGTCAAGTCGACCGGTTTCCAGCTGCGGGATTCGCGCTCGCCGCAGGCGGAGCGGCGGTAGCGGAGGTCGCCGGAGCGGGTCATCAGGTGGGCCAGGGGGACGTCTTCGGGCAGCACGCCGACCCGGTACCAGCGGGGTGTGCTCACCGCGGTGGTCGTCATGGGCGACAGTCTCCGCCGCGGTGGGCGGGGCGGGAGCGCATTTGCCGGTCGTCGGCGTGTCAGGCCTGGTCGGGGAGGTAGCGGAGGATGTGCAGCAGGCCGCGCTCGTCGACCACCGACGGATCCGGGGCCACGCACCCGCGCAGCTCGGCCAGGACGGCGTCGGTGTCGAGGCCGGCGCCGATCAGCACCAGCTCGGTGCGGTGCGGCTCCCGCGCGGGCCACGGCGAACGCGCCAGCTGCACGAAGCCGCCGACCGTGTGCAGGTGGAAGCGGGCGTCGATGCCGAAGTCGGCCTGGCCCTTCATGCGGTAGAGCCCGGCCGGGCGGCGCTCCAGGAAGTCCACGAACGCGCGGGGCGCCAGTGGCGTCTCGGCCGTGAACGTGACCGTCTGGTAGCTCGCGTGCAGGTGCTCGGCGTGGTCGTGCTCCTCGCGCAGGTCGTCGAACGACAGCTGGCCGACGCGCTCACCGCGGGGTTCGGGGTCGAAGAACAGCCTCGGGTCGACGCGGCCGTGCTCGGTGACCAGCAGCGGACGGCCGGGTGCCAGCTCTTCGACGACCGCCGTCAGCTTCGCGAGCGTTTCGGCGGACACCCGGTCGGCCTTGTTCAGCACCACGAGGTCGGCCAGCCGCAGGTGGTCGGCCAGTTCGGGGTGGCGCTCGCGGGCCGCTTCGAACTCGGCCGCGTCCACGACCTCGGCGAGCCCGCCGTAGCGGATGTCCGGGTTCTCGCTGGCGATCATCAGCCGGATGAGGTCGCGGGGCTCGGCGATGCCGCTGGCCTCGACCACGATGACGTCGATGCCCGCTTCGGCCGAGGAGAGCCGGCCGAGCATCGCGTCCAGGCCGCTCGCGTCGACCGCGCAGCACAGGCAGCCGTTGCCGAGCGAAACCATCGTGTCGACCTGGCCGGCGACCGCGAGCGCGTCGACGTTCACCTGGCCGAAGTCGTTGACCACGACGCCGACCCGGGCGCCTTCGCGGTTGGCGAGCAGGTGGTTGAGCAGCGTCGTCTTGCCCGCGCCGAGGAACCCGGCGACGAGGACCACGGGAATCGGGCTCACGCACCCGACTCTAACGGCGCGCGCGGGCGCGCTGATACATGGGGGACCGCGGCCGCGAAAGGCCGTCCGCCGAAATCCCACGAAAAGGTGAAAGGCCGTTTCCGGGAAAGGATCACGGTGCTCGCGCAGTCCACTGTGATCGATTGACTGGAAATGCGCAGCGCCATGTCCGAATGACGCTTGGTAGCAGTGATTCTCCCGGAGTTTTCCCTGGTTGAAGCCTTATTCAAGCATTGTCGGTGTGGAATTCACGATCGGGGGAGTGCGGCACGCGAATCGTGGGGTACTCTCCTCCGCCTGGCCGGAGGTGCCGGGGGCGGCAGTACCTCCAGGCCCGCTCGTCGTCGGCGACCATCGGAGGAACGGTGAACCTTTTCGTCGGGATGCAGAGCACGATTCCGGAGAGTGGGGAAGCACGGTGACCGTTACACCTGAGCGGGTGACGGCACCGCTGCCGCTTTACCCTCAGCGCGTCTCGGGGGAACAGAGCGTCAATTCCGCGGAAGCGGAAGAATTCCTGGACCGGATGTTCGCGGAGGGCGCCGCCGAAGAAGGCGACCGGTTCGAGAACCGGCTCGCCGAAGTCCGGGCGGAAATCGCCGAAACGGGAACCTACCGCCACACCGCGGCCGAGCTGGCGTACGGCGCGCGCACCGCGTGGCGCAACTCGGCCCGCTGCATCGGCAGGCTGTACTGGCGCAGTCTCCGGATCCGCGACCGGCGGCGGGTCACCGACCCCGCGGCGATCGCCGGCGAATGCGTCGCCCACCTGCGCCAGGCCACCCGCGGCGGGCGCATCCGGCCGACGGTCACCGTCTTCGCGCCCGACACGCCGGGCACGCCGGGGCCGCGCATCCACAACGAGCAGCTGATCCGCTACGCCGGCTACCGCCTCGACGACGGCTCGGTCCTCGGCGACCCCCGGTACACCGGGTTCACCGAACGGGTGCGAAGACTCGGCTGGCGCCCGCCGGAGCGCAGAGGCTCCTTCGACGTCCTCCCGCTGCTGGTCGAGGCGCGCCCCGGGGAGCCGCGGCTGTTCACGCTGCCCGCGGACGCCGTGCTGGAGGTCCCGCTCACCCACCCCGACCACCGCTGGTTCGCCGGTCTCGGCCTGCGCTGGCACGCCGTGCCCGCGATCAGCGACATGCCGCTGGAGATCGGCGGGGTCACCTACCCCGCGGCGCCGTTCAACGGCTGGTACCTCGGCACCGAGATCGGCGCCCGGAACCTGGCCGACGAGCAGCGCTACGACCTGCTGCCGGTCGTCGCCGAGCTGATGGGCCTGCCGACGTCGTGCGAGCGCACGCTGTGGCGCGACCGGGCGCTGGTCGAGCTGACCCTGGCGGTCCAGCACTCGTTCGACGCCGCCAGCGTGACCATCGCCGACCACCACACCGAGTCGCGCCGGTTCCTGGCCCACCTCGAACGCGAGGAGCGGGCGGGCCGCCGGTGCCCGGCCGACTGGAGCTGGATCGTGCCGCCGGTGTCCGGTGGCCAGACCGCCGTGTTCCACCGCTACTACGACGAGCCCGACCCGGCGCTGCGCCCGGCGTTCTTGCCGCCCGCGGCCACCGGAGGGTGAACGGGCGGGGCCACGGAACCACGAAGAGCAACGTAAAAGCGCCCGTATGGCGGATCGTGCCCGTCCCGCGGCGCGGCTCGGTCCGCCAAGGCCGACAATGGGGGAATGTCCCTGGTCCTCGTCGCCTACGCCGGGCGCCACGGCGGAACCCGGCAGATCGCCGAGGTGATCGCCGCCGAGCTCGGCGGGACCGGCCTGACCGTCGACGTGCGCGACGCCGCCGACGTCGCCGGGGTCGAGGACTACGCCGCGGTCGTCGTCGGCAGCGCCCTGTACTACCACCGGTGGCGCCCGGAGGCGGTCCGGCTGCTGGAGCGCAACGCCCGGGCGCTGGCCGAGCGCCCGGTCTGGCTGTTCCACAGCGGACCGTGCGGCCCGGGCGCCGCCGGACGGCAGGTCAGCCTGCCGCCGAACGTGGCGCTGCTGGCCGCGCGCATCGACGCCGAACGCACCGCGACCTTCGGCGGGCGCCTCGACCCGGCGACCGTGCGCGGCCTGGTCCCGCGCCTGTTCGCGGCCGGGCGGCGGGCCGGCGACTTCCGCGACTGGGACCGGATCAAGGCCTGGGCCCGGGACGTCGGGCGCCGGGTCCGCACCCGCGTCTCGCTCTGACCCTTGCCCGCCCCCGGCGGTGAGTGCTAAACCCTGCCTGCGGTCTTCCGGTGAACAACCGACGGGACGGGGCAAACGTGACGGAACGCAAAGCGGAAGCGGAATCGGCTCCGGCGAAGAAAGCGCTTACATCCGATCAGCGCAACGCCTTCCTCGCGGCGCTGCTCGGCTGGAGCATGGACTCGTTCGACTACTTCCTCGTCGTCTTCGTCCTGGCGGACATCGCCAAGGACAAGTCGTTCGGCGCGACGGCGACGCAGCTGGCGTTCATCACCACGGCCACGCTGGTGATGCGCCCGGTCGGCGCGCTGCTGTTCGGCCTGTGGGCCGACCGGGTGGGCCGGCGGATCCCGCTGATGGCCGACGTCCTGCTGTACTCGGTGGCCGGCCTGCTCTGCGCGTTCGCCCCGAACTTCACCGTGCTGCTCGTCCTGCGGTTCGTCTACGGCATCGGCATGGGCGGCGAGTGGGGCCTCGGCGCGGCACTGGCGATGGAGAAGATCCCGGTGGCCCGCCGCGGGTTCTTCTCGGGCCTGCTGCAGGTCGGCTACTCGATCGGCTACCTGCTCGCCGCGCTCGCGTACCTGCTGTTCCACTCGCTGCTCGACCTCGAATGGCGCTGGATCTTCGTGCTCAGCATCTTCCCGGCGCTGATCAGCCTGCTGATCCGGGCACGGGTCCGCGAGTCGGAGGTCTGGGAGGTCGCCCGCGAGAAGCTGCGGGTGACGCGGACGTCGGTCAAGGACATCCTGCTGAACCCGAAGGTCATCCGCCGCTTCGGCTACCTGATCCTGCTGATGACGGCGTTCAACTGGATGAGCCACGGCACCCAGGACGTCTACCCGAGCTTCCTGAAGGCCCACGAAAACGGCGGTGCCGGGCTCAGCGCGTCGACGAGCACGTGGATCGCCGTGCTGTACAACGTCGGCGCCATCATCGGCGGCCTGACCTTCGGCACCCTGTCCGAACGCCTGGGCCGCCGCCGCACGATCGTCACGGCGGCGGTGCTCGGCCTGCCGGTGATCCCGATCTTCGCGTTCGACCACGGCGCGGGGATGCTCGCGCTCGGCTCGTTCCTGGTGCAGATCATGGTGCAGGGCGCGTGGGGCGTGATCCCGGCGCACCTGACCGAAATGTCGCCGGACGCCATCCGCGGCTTCTACCCGGGCGTCACCTACCAGCTGGGCAATCTGCTGGCCGCGTTGAACCTGCCGATCCAGCAGGCCATCGCGGAGGCGCACGGGTACACCTCGGCCCTCGTGTGGACGGTGGTCCCGGGCCTGATCGCGGTCGCGGTGCTGACGGCGATCGGCAAGGAGGCCAAGGGGATCAAGTTCGGTGAGTCGGCGGTGGCCACGGCACCGGCGGCTAAGTAGCGTCGGCCGCCCGCAGCCGGGCCAGGATCCCGAGC is a genomic window of Amycolatopsis lexingtonensis containing:
- a CDS encoding flavodoxin domain-containing protein; this encodes MSLVLVAYAGRHGGTRQIAEVIAAELGGTGLTVDVRDAADVAGVEDYAAVVVGSALYYHRWRPEAVRLLERNARALAERPVWLFHSGPCGPGAAGRQVSLPPNVALLAARIDAERTATFGGRLDPATVRGLVPRLFAAGRRAGDFRDWDRIKAWARDVGRRVRTRVSL
- a CDS encoding CobW family GTP-binding protein, encoding MSPIPVVLVAGFLGAGKTTLLNHLLANREGARVGVVVNDFGQVNVDALAVAGQVDTMVSLGNGCLCCAVDASGLDAMLGRLSSAEAGIDVIVVEASGIAEPRDLIRLMIASENPDIRYGGLAEVVDAAEFEAARERHPELADHLRLADLVVLNKADRVSAETLAKLTAVVEELAPGRPLLVTEHGRVDPRLFFDPEPRGERVGQLSFDDLREEHDHAEHLHASYQTVTFTAETPLAPRAFVDFLERRPAGLYRMKGQADFGIDARFHLHTVGGFVQLARSPWPAREPHRTELVLIGAGLDTDAVLAELRGCVAPDPSVVDERGLLHILRYLPDQA
- a CDS encoding MFS transporter — translated: MTERKAEAESAPAKKALTSDQRNAFLAALLGWSMDSFDYFLVVFVLADIAKDKSFGATATQLAFITTATLVMRPVGALLFGLWADRVGRRIPLMADVLLYSVAGLLCAFAPNFTVLLVLRFVYGIGMGGEWGLGAALAMEKIPVARRGFFSGLLQVGYSIGYLLAALAYLLFHSLLDLEWRWIFVLSIFPALISLLIRARVRESEVWEVAREKLRVTRTSVKDILLNPKVIRRFGYLILLMTAFNWMSHGTQDVYPSFLKAHENGGAGLSASTSTWIAVLYNVGAIIGGLTFGTLSERLGRRRTIVTAAVLGLPVIPIFAFDHGAGMLALGSFLVQIMVQGAWGVIPAHLTEMSPDAIRGFYPGVTYQLGNLLAALNLPIQQAIAEAHGYTSALVWTVVPGLIAVAVLTAIGKEAKGIKFGESAVATAPAAK
- a CDS encoding nitric oxide synthase oxygenase: MTAPLPLYPQRVSGEQSVNSAEAEEFLDRMFAEGAAEEGDRFENRLAEVRAEIAETGTYRHTAAELAYGARTAWRNSARCIGRLYWRSLRIRDRRRVTDPAAIAGECVAHLRQATRGGRIRPTVTVFAPDTPGTPGPRIHNEQLIRYAGYRLDDGSVLGDPRYTGFTERVRRLGWRPPERRGSFDVLPLLVEARPGEPRLFTLPADAVLEVPLTHPDHRWFAGLGLRWHAVPAISDMPLEIGGVTYPAAPFNGWYLGTEIGARNLADEQRYDLLPVVAELMGLPTSCERTLWRDRALVELTLAVQHSFDAASVTIADHHTESRRFLAHLEREERAGRRCPADWSWIVPPVSGGQTAVFHRYYDEPDPALRPAFLPPAATGG